The following proteins are encoded in a genomic region of Microbacterium sp. NC79:
- a CDS encoding ABC transporter ATP-binding protein encodes MTTPAPSVKSSLSTTRALLRLKPFVRPIFGRLILGGLSALGGAVIALMIPILLESVISGPVADGDMVAIIWASAAVLLLALGEALMVWLRRYFVLTPSMKVEYDMRMSFYSRLQQLPVSFHDRWGSGQLLSRMMQDIGLIRRWLAFGLILLVVNMLTIAIGAVLLFRWHWLLGTIFLLSGIPLWIQGYLFEKKYGALSRLSQDQAGDLATQVEESVHGIRVLKAFGRGKHALHKFASQAESLRETEISKAKADGAIWFWLVMIPNVAFGASLLAGVWLTTQGALDAAQLFAFFAMAAVLRWPIESIGFLFSFMIDARTATDRVFEVFDEINTIADPQTPVEMPTSRGELVFDNVHFRYQDAGSAEHDLLNGVDLALKPGETMALVGLTGSGKTTLTTLPTRLYDVTAGRVLLDGVDVRDLRLKDLRRHIAMAFEDATLFSATVRENVLLGRAELDPHSPEAERVMREALDIAQAAFVDDLPEGVETVIGEEGMSLSGGQRQRLALARAVAAAPAVLVLDDPLSALDVDTEALVEAALREVLQTTTALIIAHRPSTVALADRVALLEAGRVTAVGKHSELMASSEHYRHVISSLEDEQARARETEVNL; translated from the coding sequence ATGACTACTCCCGCGCCTTCTGTAAAGAGCTCTTTGTCGACCACGCGCGCACTGTTGCGCCTGAAACCCTTTGTCCGTCCGATCTTCGGACGCCTCATCCTCGGTGGCCTCAGCGCCCTCGGCGGCGCGGTCATCGCGCTGATGATTCCGATTCTGCTGGAGTCCGTGATTAGCGGCCCCGTCGCCGATGGCGACATGGTTGCCATCATCTGGGCATCAGCCGCCGTGCTGCTGCTTGCCCTCGGTGAGGCCCTCATGGTGTGGCTGCGTCGCTACTTCGTGCTGACGCCCTCCATGAAGGTCGAATACGACATGCGCATGTCGTTCTACTCGCGCCTGCAGCAGCTTCCGGTCTCCTTCCACGACCGCTGGGGTTCCGGCCAGCTGCTGAGCCGCATGATGCAAGACATCGGCCTCATTCGCCGGTGGCTCGCGTTCGGTCTCATCCTGTTGGTGGTCAACATGCTGACCATCGCGATCGGTGCGGTGCTGCTATTCCGCTGGCACTGGCTGCTCGGAACCATCTTCTTGCTTTCGGGTATTCCGCTGTGGATTCAGGGGTACCTGTTCGAGAAGAAGTACGGTGCGCTTTCGCGTCTGAGTCAAGACCAGGCTGGTGACCTCGCGACCCAGGTAGAAGAGAGCGTGCACGGTATTCGTGTGCTCAAGGCGTTTGGCCGCGGCAAGCACGCGCTGCACAAGTTCGCGAGCCAGGCAGAAAGCCTGCGCGAAACGGAAATCAGCAAGGCCAAGGCTGATGGTGCCATTTGGTTCTGGCTTGTCATGATTCCCAATGTCGCGTTCGGCGCCAGCCTGCTGGCTGGCGTGTGGCTGACGACGCAGGGCGCCCTGGATGCCGCCCAACTGTTCGCCTTCTTCGCAATGGCGGCGGTTCTGCGCTGGCCGATCGAGTCCATCGGTTTCCTGTTCTCCTTCATGATCGATGCCCGCACCGCGACTGACCGCGTATTCGAGGTGTTCGACGAAATCAACACCATCGCTGACCCGCAGACACCCGTCGAGATGCCGACATCGCGCGGAGAGCTGGTGTTCGACAACGTTCACTTCCGGTATCAGGATGCCGGTAGCGCCGAGCATGATCTGCTGAACGGTGTGGACCTCGCGCTCAAACCGGGCGAGACCATGGCACTTGTGGGCCTCACCGGTTCGGGTAAGACCACGCTGACCACGTTGCCGACGCGTCTGTATGACGTGACGGCTGGTCGCGTACTCCTCGACGGCGTCGACGTGCGTGACTTGCGCTTGAAAGACCTACGCCGCCACATCGCGATGGCGTTCGAAGATGCGACGCTGTTCTCTGCAACCGTGCGCGAAAACGTGCTGCTCGGTCGGGCTGAGCTTGACCCGCACAGCCCCGAGGCGGAACGCGTCATGCGGGAAGCACTCGACATCGCGCAGGCCGCGTTTGTTGACGACCTGCCCGAGGGTGTGGAGACCGTGATCGGTGAAGAGGGGATGAGCCTGTCGGGTGGTCAGCGCCAGCGATTGGCGCTCGCCCGTGCGGTCGCGGCCGCGCCAGCGGTGCTGGTGTTGGATGACCCGCTGAGCGCGCTCGATGTTGACACCGAAGCGCTGGTAGAGGCCGCGCTGCGTGAGGTGCTGCAGACCACCACCGCGCTCATCATCGCGCACCGTCCGTCGACCGTGGCGCTGGCTGATCGCGTTGCCCTGCTCGAAGCCGGGCGGGTCACGGCCGTCGGTAAACACTCCGAGCTGATGGCTTCGAGCGAACACTACCGACACGTCATTTCGAGTCTGGAAGATGAACAAGCCCGCGCGCGGGAGACGGAGGTGAACCTGTGA
- a CDS encoding ABC transporter ATP-binding protein → MSTVIGTQGEERLDYTKAESKAIRRRSMKLLGSLVSPLKWWLVLAALVLVVSTAFRVAVPAIIAYGIDVALPAATKQSEWAPTWLASILLVIAGIGGGALIAAYAVLAAKLTQAVMLDLRKRIFLHTQRLSLEFHESYTSGRIISRQTSDLESIRELLDGGLNQLVSGLLYGGFTLAALMMLDWQSGMVLFVMFIPLYFLMRWFYTRSQLIYRESRVVSAKVIVQFVETMTGIRAVKAFRKEPSNDDKFADVGGQYRDVNLRSMKLYGTFDPGMMAISALALALVVLFGGLRSLEIGVLLAAVLYVRNFFSPLQEVAMFLNSYQSATAALEKVSGVLEEQPTVPDPVKPIDLWEARGDLTFDKVTFGYSAGRTILPNFSLDIPAGQTIALVGTTGAGKTTLAKLVSRFYDPSEGAVKLDGVDLRAMHPKDLRRAIVMVTQEAYLFSGTVADNIALGKPEATFAEIKAAAEAVGAASFIEALPDGYNTDVNKRGGRVSAGQRQLISFARAFLADPAVLILDEATASLDIPSERQIQEALQTLLADRTAIIIAHRLSTVAIADRVLVMEHGQIIEDDAPAALIAGTGKFAQLHAAWRNSLV, encoded by the coding sequence GTGAGCACCGTCATCGGAACCCAGGGTGAAGAACGCCTGGACTACACGAAGGCCGAGAGTAAGGCGATCCGTCGCCGCTCGATGAAGCTGCTTGGCTCGCTCGTGAGCCCGTTGAAGTGGTGGCTTGTGCTGGCCGCACTCGTGCTGGTTGTCTCCACTGCGTTCCGCGTGGCGGTGCCCGCCATCATTGCGTACGGGATTGACGTCGCGCTCCCCGCGGCTACGAAACAATCAGAATGGGCGCCGACGTGGCTGGCGTCGATTCTGCTCGTGATCGCCGGTATCGGCGGAGGTGCGTTGATCGCGGCGTACGCCGTGCTCGCCGCAAAGCTCACCCAGGCGGTCATGCTTGACCTGCGCAAGCGCATCTTCCTGCACACGCAGCGGCTGAGTCTCGAGTTTCACGAGTCGTACACGTCTGGCCGCATTATTTCGCGCCAAACGAGCGACCTGGAATCGATCCGCGAGCTGCTCGATGGTGGGCTGAACCAGCTCGTCTCGGGCCTGCTCTACGGCGGCTTCACGCTGGCCGCGCTCATGATGCTGGATTGGCAATCGGGCATGGTGCTGTTTGTCATGTTCATTCCGCTGTACTTCCTGATGCGCTGGTTCTACACCCGATCGCAGCTCATTTACCGTGAGTCGCGCGTGGTATCGGCAAAGGTGATCGTGCAGTTCGTGGAGACCATGACCGGCATCCGCGCCGTCAAGGCGTTCCGCAAGGAGCCCTCGAACGACGACAAGTTCGCCGATGTTGGTGGCCAGTACCGCGACGTGAACCTGCGCTCGATGAAGCTGTACGGCACGTTTGACCCGGGCATGATGGCGATCTCCGCGCTCGCGCTTGCCCTCGTCGTGCTGTTCGGCGGATTGCGCTCGCTCGAAATCGGTGTGCTGCTGGCCGCCGTGCTGTACGTGCGCAACTTCTTTAGCCCGCTGCAAGAGGTCGCGATGTTCTTGAACTCGTATCAGTCGGCAACAGCCGCCCTCGAAAAGGTGTCTGGTGTGCTCGAAGAGCAACCGACGGTTCCGGACCCCGTGAAGCCCATCGACCTGTGGGAAGCCCGCGGTGACCTGACCTTTGACAAGGTGACCTTCGGTTACTCCGCAGGCCGCACGATCCTGCCGAACTTCTCCCTCGATATTCCGGCTGGGCAGACGATTGCGCTGGTCGGAACCACGGGTGCAGGAAAGACGACGCTCGCGAAGCTGGTGTCGCGTTTCTACGACCCTTCCGAGGGTGCCGTGAAGCTAGACGGCGTTGACCTGCGGGCCATGCACCCGAAGGACCTGCGCCGAGCCATCGTGATGGTGACGCAGGAGGCGTACCTGTTCAGCGGCACGGTTGCCGACAACATCGCCCTCGGTAAGCCCGAGGCGACGTTCGCGGAGATCAAGGCTGCCGCCGAAGCGGTGGGCGCTGCCAGCTTCATCGAGGCGCTGCCCGACGGCTACAACACCGACGTCAACAAGCGTGGCGGACGCGTGTCTGCCGGTCAGCGCCAGCTGATCTCGTTTGCGCGCGCCTTCTTGGCTGACCCGGCGGTGCTGATTCTTGACGAAGCGACGGCGTCGCTCGACATTCCGTCTGAGCGTCAAATTCAAGAGGCACTACAGACGCTGCTCGCCGACCGCACCGCGATCATCATCGCGCACCGTCTGTCGACGGTGGCGATTGCTGACCGCGTGCTCGTGATGGAACACGGCCAGATCATCGAAGACGACGCGCCTGCCGCGCTCATCGCGGGCACAGGTAAGTTCGCCCAGCTACACGCGGCCTGGCGCAACAGCCTGGTGTAG
- a CDS encoding endonuclease domain-containing protein: MDLIMWLAQRNGIAHRHHALRAGFSTPTIRQCRLDGTVTVLKRQWLLLDSADEDFVCAATHHGRLACISAAAHRGWWTPPGTTAQRHLWMRPNGHGAQQYARHWNTPITPCGVGDLIESSLDSLRHVAECLPMDDALTVWESAIRQEKLDTASLRIVRWRSARAQHLAQECTGLADSGLETFLVTRLARRGVTVRQQVWLAGRPVDGLIGEWLVVQTDGHEHHSSPSDRARDAAHDAELTLRGYTVLRFTYAQVMRDWPQTERIIMRAIAAGFHLHPRRSFS; this comes from the coding sequence ATGGACTTGATCATGTGGCTCGCCCAACGCAACGGCATCGCGCACCGACACCACGCGCTTCGAGCAGGCTTTAGTACGCCAACGATTCGCCAATGCCGCCTCGACGGCACCGTGACGGTGCTCAAGCGACAATGGCTACTCCTCGACAGTGCGGATGAAGACTTCGTGTGCGCCGCAACTCATCACGGCAGGCTTGCTTGCATCAGTGCGGCCGCGCATCGAGGCTGGTGGACGCCACCCGGAACCACCGCGCAACGACATCTATGGATGCGCCCCAATGGGCACGGCGCGCAACAATACGCACGGCATTGGAACACCCCGATCACACCGTGCGGCGTGGGCGATCTGATTGAATCATCCCTCGATTCCCTACGCCATGTGGCCGAGTGCCTACCAATGGATGACGCCCTCACTGTGTGGGAGTCGGCGATCCGGCAGGAGAAGCTGGATACCGCCTCATTACGCATTGTCCGATGGCGCAGCGCCCGCGCGCAGCACCTTGCGCAGGAGTGCACGGGCCTTGCCGACTCGGGCCTCGAGACATTTCTCGTCACTCGGCTGGCCAGGCGCGGAGTGACCGTGAGGCAACAGGTTTGGCTCGCTGGCCGTCCGGTCGACGGGCTCATAGGCGAATGGCTCGTCGTGCAAACCGATGGCCATGAGCATCACAGCAGCCCCTCGGACCGTGCGCGCGATGCCGCTCACGACGCCGAACTGACCCTGCGGGGTTATACAGTTCTGCGTTTCACCTATGCGCAGGTTATGCGTGACTGGCCGCAAACCGAACGCATCATCATGCGCGCCATTGCCGCGGGGTTCCATCTGCACCCTCGCAGATCCTTTTCCTGA
- a CDS encoding GNAT family N-acetyltransferase, which yields MTDLRLVELSAATIVAVNKLGLKPGQEAFLAPISYGIAATVVNPQTTWQRVVLDGDEVVAFVSANFDPEALEEHFRSVLWRINVDADDQRRGVGRFIVGELRRVAAEKGFDHVTVMYEAGEGGPERFFESVGFSPIGETDYGEVVAKISAP from the coding sequence ATGACCGACCTCCGACTCGTAGAACTCAGTGCGGCTACCATCGTCGCTGTCAACAAGCTGGGCCTCAAGCCAGGCCAGGAGGCGTTTCTCGCCCCAATCTCGTATGGCATCGCGGCCACGGTAGTAAACCCACAGACCACATGGCAGCGCGTTGTCTTGGACGGCGATGAGGTTGTCGCGTTCGTGAGCGCCAACTTTGACCCCGAGGCCCTGGAAGAGCACTTCCGCAGCGTGCTGTGGCGTATCAACGTCGACGCCGATGATCAGCGTCGCGGTGTCGGCCGCTTCATCGTCGGCGAGTTGCGCCGCGTGGCTGCTGAAAAGGGCTTTGACCACGTCACCGTGATGTACGAAGCAGGCGAGGGCGGCCCGGAGCGCTTCTTCGAGTCTGTCGGATTCTCCCCCATCGGCGAGACGGACTACGGCGAGGTTGTGGCCAAGATCAGCGCACCCTAA
- a CDS encoding L,D-transpeptidase family protein: MANAHEERDSAPENSVEDAAVSDDSAAVQAASDETTAADGTDGSVANVAPDESAAASAPVYAWAPASDEPKKRKRRWPWIAIPAAGVVAGLVIASMTLIAPGVSAAGVPVGGLTQSAAANAITARVADAAVTLNTPSGAVTLTGADLGASVDAEAAAAEAFSAAPAWKFGSWGSAAAHAPIVIDETKALAALRDALPDLYVDPIDATVTLDKATGNYSVTPATDGEGVSLDTVHAALEKAVASEKGEAAVDVTSVAIPALLTTEEAQAAADEVNALTADMGFYVGDERTVPVDPALASTWITPTIADDGTVTITADKAEIEKFTATLAAKVDRQPVDGVKLVDREGSQLPDSIYTKEGVEGRTIGDVSNIATEFAAQLESGKGGHYPLTVTTVAPKETTLERWIEVDVSEQTVYVWENGETVRVMLTSSGLPPHESTRGTFRINSHVVMQDMGCVPGYDYCTKDVKWVMYYHGDEAFHGTWWHDNFGNKMSHGCMNLSEANAKWLWDWTPIGTEVWVHD; the protein is encoded by the coding sequence TTGGCCAACGCACATGAGGAGCGCGACAGCGCTCCGGAGAATTCCGTCGAGGACGCAGCCGTCAGCGACGACTCCGCAGCCGTTCAGGCGGCCTCCGACGAGACCACTGCCGCAGACGGAACCGATGGCTCAGTCGCGAACGTTGCGCCAGACGAGAGCGCTGCCGCTAGCGCTCCGGTGTATGCCTGGGCTCCTGCGAGCGACGAGCCAAAGAAGCGCAAGCGCCGTTGGCCGTGGATCGCCATCCCAGCCGCCGGTGTTGTCGCAGGCCTCGTTATCGCCTCGATGACGCTTATCGCTCCCGGTGTCAGTGCCGCTGGCGTGCCTGTCGGCGGGCTCACGCAGTCGGCAGCTGCCAATGCGATCACGGCTCGCGTTGCCGACGCCGCTGTGACTCTCAATACGCCGTCGGGTGCTGTCACCCTCACGGGTGCAGATCTGGGCGCAAGCGTTGACGCCGAAGCCGCTGCCGCTGAGGCCTTCAGCGCGGCACCCGCATGGAAGTTTGGCAGCTGGGGCAGCGCCGCCGCTCACGCGCCTATTGTGATCGACGAAACGAAGGCACTCGCTGCGCTTCGCGATGCACTCCCCGACCTCTACGTCGACCCGATCGACGCGACGGTAACCCTCGATAAGGCAACGGGCAACTACTCGGTGACACCCGCGACCGACGGCGAGGGCGTGTCACTCGACACCGTGCACGCCGCACTGGAAAAGGCCGTCGCCTCAGAAAAGGGTGAAGCGGCTGTCGACGTGACGAGCGTCGCAATTCCGGCACTCTTGACGACCGAAGAAGCGCAGGCCGCGGCCGATGAGGTCAATGCGCTCACCGCAGACATGGGCTTCTACGTCGGCGACGAGCGCACGGTTCCGGTCGATCCTGCACTCGCCTCAACGTGGATCACACCAACCATCGCTGACGACGGAACCGTGACGATCACGGCAGACAAAGCGGAGATTGAAAAGTTCACTGCCACTCTCGCAGCTAAGGTCGACCGGCAGCCGGTTGACGGCGTGAAGCTGGTCGACCGCGAAGGTTCACAGCTTCCCGACTCGATCTACACCAAGGAGGGTGTCGAGGGCCGCACGATTGGCGACGTCTCGAACATCGCCACCGAGTTTGCCGCGCAGCTTGAATCAGGCAAGGGCGGACACTACCCGCTGACCGTAACGACGGTGGCTCCCAAAGAAACAACGCTCGAGCGCTGGATTGAAGTCGATGTCAGCGAGCAAACGGTGTATGTGTGGGAAAACGGCGAGACCGTGCGCGTCATGCTGACGTCATCGGGTCTTCCGCCGCACGAATCAACTCGTGGCACGTTCCGCATCAACTCGCACGTCGTGATGCAGGACATGGGTTGTGTGCCCGGTTATGACTACTGCACGAAAGACGTCAAGTGGGTTATGTATTACCACGGCGATGAGGCTTTCCACGGCACCTGGTGGCACGACAACTTTGGCAACAAGATGAGCCACGGCTGCATGAACCTCAGTGAGGCAAACGCCAAGTGGCTGTGGGACTGGACGCCAATCGGAACCGAAGTTTGGGTGCACGACTAA
- a CDS encoding family 20 glycosylhydrolase, with protein MTLNLANLSPSLARIGRVRLYRSVAIAGRDGVHDVVVEGRRIVGIGTFARDEFPEGTVDIDAAGLTLSPGRAGGGTIADGTTTRIVSSLAGSAVSSGASGEMQNLATAVPPTDGPDPRGVIREHAIADLVLEDLLQNEGAPGRVCEVLVAGQVAYPAGQHNAGEIVLPLVARDDSVIPRVQRIGDCGHDRVRFGVVTGEAAGGVRALLGEADCDGVSVTTQVAAGAAEGVRIVVASDGVTLSAGSPAGLVRAAAALDQLRDADRTAPTGQWDADAPAYSWRGLMLDVARHFRPVSDVERILLLMARHRLNVLHLHLTDDQGWRYEVPGYPRLATVGATRAETQRGHGPQSAVVIGEHSGFYTRADLERIVAYADALHITVVPEVEFPGHVQAAIAAYPDLATTGDVPTTPWPRFGLNPHTLNLRPETLEFCRAAIAALVDVFPSRWIGVGGDEVPTAQWAADDVTRERMAELGIDDVHGVQPWFTSQLVSIVEEFGRAPFAWDEVLAGPIDPSLLVGIWRGHVAARAARRRGHDFIWCSDLEAYLDYRQGEGADEPIPVGPPLTVEDTWRFTVPEGARGGQANVWTEHLPTRDRVDFAFFPRLAVIAERLWAGGEPGEWNEFARLLPTHVQRLEEWGVSYRPFDGPRPDQRVPGVPGVPRSREERERIVAGLVADIGDV; from the coding sequence GTGACCTTGAATCTTGCCAATCTCAGCCCGTCGCTCGCACGCATCGGCCGTGTTCGTCTTTATCGCAGTGTCGCGATCGCTGGCCGCGATGGGGTGCACGACGTCGTGGTCGAGGGGCGACGTATCGTCGGCATCGGAACCTTCGCGCGCGACGAATTTCCGGAGGGAACGGTCGACATTGATGCCGCAGGCTTGACGCTGTCACCTGGACGTGCCGGGGGCGGAACCATTGCTGACGGCACGACCACACGCATCGTCTCGTCCCTGGCTGGGTCTGCAGTCTCATCCGGTGCGAGCGGAGAAATGCAGAATCTGGCAACGGCAGTTCCGCCAACAGACGGACCCGATCCGCGCGGAGTGATTCGCGAACATGCCATTGCCGACCTGGTGCTGGAAGACCTCCTTCAGAACGAGGGGGCACCTGGGCGGGTATGTGAAGTGCTCGTGGCGGGGCAGGTCGCGTATCCGGCTGGACAGCACAACGCGGGTGAGATCGTGCTGCCACTTGTCGCCCGCGACGACAGTGTGATTCCGCGCGTGCAGCGTATCGGCGATTGTGGCCACGACCGTGTTCGGTTTGGGGTGGTCACGGGCGAAGCGGCTGGCGGCGTGCGGGCGCTCCTCGGCGAGGCCGATTGCGACGGAGTATCGGTCACGACCCAGGTCGCAGCGGGGGCCGCAGAGGGGGTTCGCATTGTCGTTGCGAGCGATGGCGTTACGCTTTCAGCAGGGTCGCCCGCTGGGCTGGTGCGCGCGGCGGCTGCCCTCGACCAGCTTCGCGACGCTGACCGGACGGCACCGACTGGCCAGTGGGATGCGGACGCCCCCGCGTACTCGTGGCGCGGCCTCATGCTGGATGTCGCTCGCCACTTCCGACCGGTCAGTGACGTGGAGCGCATCCTCCTCCTGATGGCGCGTCACCGTCTGAATGTGCTGCACCTGCATCTCACCGATGACCAGGGGTGGCGCTATGAGGTTCCGGGCTACCCGCGCTTGGCGACGGTGGGCGCAACCAGAGCGGAGACGCAACGCGGGCATGGTCCGCAGAGTGCCGTTGTCATCGGGGAGCACTCGGGCTTTTACACTCGTGCAGATTTGGAACGCATCGTGGCGTATGCCGATGCGCTTCACATCACCGTGGTTCCTGAGGTGGAATTCCCCGGGCACGTGCAGGCGGCCATCGCCGCCTATCCTGATCTCGCTACTACCGGTGATGTGCCTACTACTCCGTGGCCGCGGTTCGGGCTGAACCCGCACACGCTCAATCTCCGTCCCGAAACGCTGGAGTTTTGCCGAGCGGCGATTGCGGCCCTTGTCGATGTCTTTCCATCGCGGTGGATCGGCGTCGGCGGCGATGAGGTGCCGACGGCACAGTGGGCAGCAGACGATGTCACGCGCGAGCGGATGGCTGAGCTCGGCATCGATGACGTTCATGGCGTGCAACCGTGGTTCACCTCTCAGCTCGTCAGTATCGTCGAGGAGTTCGGACGCGCACCCTTCGCGTGGGATGAGGTGCTGGCCGGCCCCATCGACCCCAGCCTGCTGGTTGGTATTTGGCGAGGCCATGTTGCCGCTCGTGCAGCGCGTCGCCGTGGGCACGATTTCATCTGGTGCTCTGATCTCGAGGCCTACCTGGATTACCGCCAGGGCGAGGGGGCAGACGAACCGATTCCCGTCGGGCCGCCCCTCACGGTGGAAGATACCTGGCGGTTTACTGTCCCCGAGGGCGCTCGCGGCGGCCAGGCAAACGTCTGGACCGAACACCTTCCCACCCGTGACCGTGTGGATTTCGCCTTCTTTCCTCGCCTTGCGGTGATCGCCGAGCGGCTGTGGGCCGGCGGGGAACCGGGGGAGTGGAACGAGTTTGCGCGCCTGCTGCCAACGCACGTGCAGCGGCTGGAGGAGTGGGGCGTCTCGTATCGACCCTTCGATGGACCTCGACCTGACCAACGCGTGCCAGGGGTTCCCGGTGTTCCACGCTCGCGAGAAGAGCGCGAACGCATCGTCGCAGGCCTCGTCGCCGACATCGGCGATGTGTAA